In Cumulibacter manganitolerans, the genomic window GAGCACCTGGCCGACGCGCTCGCGCGGGTGGTCGCCCCGCACGGGCTCGACGCGCGCGCCGAGGGCCCGTGCATCGTCGTGGACGGGCCGGCCGTCGACCCGTTCGAGACCGGTCGCTACGTGGGGCAGCTCGTGGTGGCGCTGCGCGCCGAGGGGTACGCCGCCGCGGTGCGGCGGACCGGTGACGGCGCCGTCCTCGAGGTCTCGGCCGCCACGGCGTACCAGGGGCTGCCGCGATGAGCTTCGAGACACTGCACGCCGACGCGACCCGCGCGCTGGGCGGGTGGGCGCCGCGCGACCCCGCCCAGGAGCCGCTGCGCCAGGCCTATCTCGCCTATCTCGCGGCGATGCCGCACGCGATGATGCGGTCCTGCGCCCCCGGGCACCTGACGGCGAGCGCCGTCGTCGTCGATCGCTCCCGCCGGGCGACGCTGCTCACCCTGCACCCGCGGATCGGCCGATGGGTGCAGCTCGGCGGGCACTGCGAGGACGGCGATCGCACGCTGCGCGACGCCGCCGCGCGCGAGGCGCGCGAGGAGTCCGGGATCGCGGGGCTGCGGGTCGCCGAGGAGCCGCTGCAGCTCGACGTCCACCCGCTGACCTGCTCCGGCGGGGTGCCGACCCGGCACCTCGACGTGCGCTACCTGGCGCTCGCGCCGGACGGCGCCCGCGAACGGATCAGCGACGAGTCCGACGACCTGCGGTGGTTCGGCTTCGCGGAGCTGCCCGACGAGCTCGATGCGTCGACGCGGCGGCTGGTCGCGGCCGCGCAGCGGGCCGTGGACGCCCTGGACGCGTAGCGCGCCGCCACGCTGGGAAGCCGGGGGCGGCCGTGACCGCCCGCTCGCGGTGGGTTCTCCCCCGCTGTCGGCCCGATAGTGGGGTACAAGCCACCGCGAGAGCGTGACCGGGGCGAAAGCCACCGCGACCGCCCCGGCGTCCGGGCGCGGCGGCGGGCCGCGCTAGATGTCCCGGAAGTCCGGAACCGTGCGGCGCGGTCCGCGGCGTGGCTTGCCGATCCGGGCCAGCTCGATGAGCCGCACCACCCGGCCGCGGTGCGGCCGGAACGGCTCGAGCAGCGCGGCCATCCCGGCGTCGTCGACGGGCGCGCCGGCGAGCGCGACACCGACCGAGGCCGGGATGTGGTAGTCGCCGAACGACGGGTGGTCGGGCGAGCCCCACGCCCGCTGCGCGACCTCGGCCGCCGTCCACACCCCGATCCCGCGGATCGACTGCAGCCGCGTGGCGGCGTCGTCCGGGCCGAGCGCGCTGAGCCGCTCGATCGCGGCGGGACGCGCGGCCACGAGGCGCAGCGTCGTCCGGTGCGCGCGGTCGACCCCGGCGCGGTGCCAGGCGGCGTCGTCGAGCGCGCGCAGGACGTCGGCGCCCGGCGGCACCCGCAGGCGCTGCGGTGCGGGTCCCGGAGCGGGCGAGCCGTGATCGCGCAGCAGCTCGCGCCACGAGCGGAACGCCTCCTTGCCGGTGATCTTCTGGCTCAGGATCGCCGGGACCAGCGACTCCATGACCAGGTCGGTGCGGGCGAACCGGACGCCGGGGAACCGCGCGTGCAGCCGGCCGATCAGCGGGTGGGCCGGCCGGAAGGCGGTGGGATCGTCCTCCAGGCCGGCCAGCCGGCCGGCGCGCTCGGCGACCCAGTCGGCACCCGGTCCCCACGCCCGCACGACGAGCTCGGCGCCGGTGGCCGCGAACAACGCGGTCGCGGCACCGTGCGGCGTGCCGAAGGCGCGCCAGATGCCCCGCTGGTCGGCGACGTACGCCGGATCGCCGGTGCCGTACCGGAACGGAGCGAGGGTCCGGGCCAGGTCGAGCCGCGACGACAGCAGGACCCGGACCGTGCGGTCCGGGTCCTGCGTGCCGTCGGGGTGCCTCATCGGAGCATGCGGGCTAGCGGGGGGCCATCCGCAGCGCCGCGTCGAAGCGGACCGTCTCGCCGTTCATGTAGTCATTCTGCGCGAGGAACAGCGCGACGTCGGCGTACTCGGCGGGCTGGCCGATCCGGGCCGGGAACGGCACGCCCGCGCCCAGGGTCTTGCGGAACTCGTCGCTGACCCCGGCGAGCATGTCGGTGTCGATGATGCCCGGCGCGATCGAGTTCGCCCGGATGCCGACGCTGGAGAGGTCGCGCGCCAGGCAGATGGTCATCCCGGCCACGCCCGCCTTCGAGGTGGCGTAGGCGATCTGGCCGATCTGGCCCTCGAACGCGGCGACGGATGCGGTGGAGATGATGACGCCGCGGGCGCCGTCCGCGTTGTAGGGCTCGGTCTTCGCGATCGCGTCACCGGCCAGCCGCACCATGTTGAAGGTGCCGACCAGGTTGATGTCGATGACCTTCTGGAAGGACTCGAGGTCGTGCGGGCCGTTCTTGCCGAGGGTGCGCTTGGCGTAGCCGATGCCCGCGCAGTTGACCAGCACGCGCAGCGGCCGGTCCTTGCTGGTGGCGTCGGCGACCGCGGCGGACACCTGGTCGCTGTCGGTGATGTCGGTCTTCACGAACGTCGCCGCGCCGCCGAGCTCCTCGACGAGGGCGTTCCCCTTCTCCTCGTTGAGGTCGACGATCGTGACGAGCGCGCCCTTGTCGACCAGCGCACGCGTGGTCGCGGCACCGAGGCCCGACGCGCCGCCGGTGACGATCGCGGCGACTCCGGACAGATCTAGCATGGTTTTCCTTTCATGGTGCGAGACCAGCCGT contains:
- a CDS encoding DNA-3-methyladenine glycosylase family protein, producing MRHPDGTQDPDRTVRVLLSSRLDLARTLAPFRYGTGDPAYVADQRGIWRAFGTPHGAATALFAATGAELVVRAWGPGADWVAERAGRLAGLEDDPTAFRPAHPLIGRLHARFPGVRFARTDLVMESLVPAILSQKITGKEAFRSWRELLRDHGSPAPGPAPQRLRVPPGADVLRALDDAAWHRAGVDRAHRTTLRLVAARPAAIERLSALGPDDAATRLQSIRGIGVWTAAEVAQRAWGSPDHPSFGDYHIPASVGVALAGAPVDDAGMAALLEPFRPHRGRVVRLIELARIGKPRRGPRRTVPDFRDI
- a CDS encoding SDR family NAD(P)-dependent oxidoreductase yields the protein MLDLSGVAAIVTGGASGLGAATTRALVDKGALVTIVDLNEEKGNALVEELGGAATFVKTDITDSDQVSAAVADATSKDRPLRVLVNCAGIGYAKRTLGKNGPHDLESFQKVIDINLVGTFNMVRLAGDAIAKTEPYNADGARGVIISTASVAAFEGQIGQIAYATSKAGVAGMTICLARDLSSVGIRANSIAPGIIDTDMLAGVSDEFRKTLGAGVPFPARIGQPAEYADVALFLAQNDYMNGETVRFDAALRMAPR
- a CDS encoding NUDIX hydrolase; its protein translation is MSFETLHADATRALGGWAPRDPAQEPLRQAYLAYLAAMPHAMMRSCAPGHLTASAVVVDRSRRATLLTLHPRIGRWVQLGGHCEDGDRTLRDAAAREAREESGIAGLRVAEEPLQLDVHPLTCSGGVPTRHLDVRYLALAPDGARERISDESDDLRWFGFAELPDELDASTRRLVAAAQRAVDALDA